One region of Citrus sinensis cultivar Valencia sweet orange chromosome 6, DVS_A1.0, whole genome shotgun sequence genomic DNA includes:
- the LOC107177393 gene encoding uncharacterized protein LOC107177393, which produces MKRNHRNFPASLLQQYNFDTSTTGALADTSEEATASDEPAKQAATEPLAEVDSEDAEPSDPPEDEGDKYETDSSPSEAEDNSKQEQEELPIPTQSKTRKQHIIQEEEEEDPDMEPPIPVFLGKGKAEGKEKLTTPQTSNDEMERIDTELATAATRAMPTSEQAK; this is translated from the coding sequence ATGAAACGCAATCATCGGAACTTCCCTGCGTCCCTGCTCCAGCAATACAATTTTGACACTAGCACCACAGGTGCTCTAGCAGACACCAGCGAAGAAGCCACTGCTTCAGATGAACCAGCAAAGCAAGCTGCAACTGAACCACTAGCAGAAGTTGACTCAGAAGATGCTGAACCATCTGACCCACCTGAGGATGAAGGGGACAAATATGAGACTGATAGCTCACCCTCAGAGGCAGAGGATAATTCAAAACAAGAACAAGAGGAACTGCCCATCCCAACCCAATCCAAAACCCGGAAACAACACATTATTCAAGAAGAGGAGGAGGAAGACCCTGACATGGAACCTCCTATTCCAGTCTTTTTAGGCAAAGGAAAGGCCGAGGGTAAAGAAAAACTGACAACACCTCAAACCTCTAACGACGAGATGGAGCGAATCGATACTGAACTGGCTACTGCAGCAACCAGAGCCATGCCTACATCTGAGCAAGCCAAGTAA
- the LOC102630665 gene encoding cation/H(+) antiporter 20 encodes MPFNITSIKTSSNGVWQGDNPLDFAFPLLIVQTTLILVVSRFLAFLFRPLRQPKVIAEIVGGIVLGPSAFGRNKEFMHHIFPKWSTPTLESVASIGLLFFLFLVGLELDLSSIRRSGKRAFVIAFAGISLPFVCGIGVAFVLRNTIDGLDQVGYGPFLVFMGVALSITAFPVLARILAELKLLTTRVGETAMSAAAFNDVAAWILLALAVAIAGDGTASSGEKKSPVIAIWVLLSGLAFVIFMLTVIRPAMRWVARRCSPEHDVVDEAYICLTLAGVMVSGFMTDLIGIHSIFGAFVFGLTIPKGGNFAERLIERIEDFVSGLLLPLYFASSGLKTDVATIRDAKSWGLLALVITTACAGKILGTFAVAVMLKIPARESIALGVLMNTKGLVELIVLNIGKEKKVLNDECFAILVLMALFTTFITTPTVMAIYKPAREGTSAVTHRKLRDLSATREAAGSKDVFRILACFHGPGNVSSLISLVEATRSTQKQLKLFIMHLVELTERSSSIIMVQRARKNGLPFINRFRRGEWHDRVAGAFQAYSQLGRVSVRPTTAISALSTMDQDICHVAENKRVTMIILPFHKQWRGADDESMENLGHGWRGVNQRVLKNAPCSVGVLVDRGFGSGSPTPGPTATVAQRICIIFFGGPDDREALELGGMMAEHPAVKLTVIKFVEKEGLESDGVMLRPSPSRCSEKNYSFSTAEMNREKEKELDETILAEFRSKWNGVADYTEKVTSSIVEGVLTLGRSGDYDLIIVGKGRFPSKMIAKLADRQAEHAELGPIGDILASSGQGVVSSVLVVQQHDMAHAEETPVAKIVQSDCEKYKADESSGAGEISKAV; translated from the exons atgccgtTCAATATAACTTCCATTAAAACCTCATCAAATGGAGTATGGCAAGGCGATAATCCTTTGGATTTTGCCTTCCCATTATTGATTGTTCAAACAACTCTAATCCTTGTTGTTAGCCGCTTCCTCGCTTTCCTCTTCAGACCCCTTCGCCAGCCCAAAGTCATTGCTGAAATTGTT gGCGGAATTGTGCTGGGGCCATCAGCTTTTGGCCGAAACAAAGAGTTTATGCATCACATATTTCCAAAATGGAGCACTCCGACGCTCGAATCAGTGGCAAGCATAGgtcttctcttcttcctttttcttgttgGCCTTGAGCTTGACTTGAGCTCAATTCGACGGAGCGGCAAAAGGGCCTTTGTCATAGCTTTTGCCGGAATCTCTCTGCCTTTCGTCTGTGGCATCGGCGTCGCGTTCGTCCTCAGAAACACCATTGACGGCCTTGACCAAGTTGGCTACGGCCCATTCTTGGTCTTCATGGGCGTCGCTCTCTCCATCACAGCCTTTCCTGTCCTCGCCCGTATATTAGCAGAGCTCAAGCTCCTCACAACTCGAGTAGGCGAAACCGCCATGTCCGCCGCAGCATTCAACGATGTCGCAGCGTGGATCCTCCTAGCCCTAGCCGTTGCCATAGCCGGAGACGGCACCGCTTCCAGCGGAGAAAAGAAGAGCCCAGTTATAGCCATATGGGTACTCCTCTCCGGCCTCGCTTTCGTTATCTTCATGTTGACAGTCATCCGGCCGGCCATGAGATGGGTCGCCCGCCGCTGCTCTCCTGAACACGACGTCGTAGATGAAGCTTACATTTGCTTAACGTTAGCTGGCGTCATGGTATCCGGATTCATGACTGACCTAATAGGAATCCATTCTATATTTGGGGCATTCGTTTTCGGACTAACGATTCCGAAAGGAGGAAATTTTGCGGAGAGATTGATTGAGAGGATTGAAGATTTCGTGTCGGGCTTGCTGCTTCCGCTTTACTTTGCGTCGAGTGGATTAAAGACTGACGTGGCCACCATACGCGACGCAAAGTCGTGGGGGCTGTTGGCGCTTGTGATAACAACAGCATGTGCGGGCAAGATTCTTGGAACATTTGCTGTGGCCGTGATGCTTAAGATACCGGCGAGAGAGTCCATAGCGCTCGGCGTGTTGATGAATACGAAAGGACTCGTGGAGCTCATTGTTCTTAACATTGGCAAGGAGAAAAAG GTGCTAAACGATGAGTGCTTTGCAATTCTAGTACTCATGGCGTTGTTCACCACCTTCATCACAACCCCAACAGTCATGGCCATCTACAAGCCAGCTCGCGAAGGCACCTCAGCGGTCACTCACCGCAAGCTACGTGATCTTTCTGCCACCAGAGAAGCTGCTGGCTCAAAGGACGTGTTCAGAATCCTCGCTTGCTTCCACGGTCCAGGCAATGTGTCCTCACTCATCAGCCTCGTTGAAGCAACAAGAAGCACACAGAAACAGCTCAAGCTCTTCATCATGCACCTAGTCGAGCTTACTGAGCGATCTTCTTCCATCATCATGGTTCAACGCGCCAGAAAGAACGGCCTCCCGTTCATTAATCGCTTCCGGCGCGGCGAGTGGCACGACCGAGTTGCAGGTGCTTTTCAAGCCTACAGTCAACTCGGCCGGGTTTCTGTTCGTCCCACTACGGCCATTTCTGCCTTGTCAACGATGGATCAAGACATCTGCCACGTGGCGGAGAATAAGAGGGTGACGATGATTATTTTACCTTTCCATAAACAATGGAGGGGAGCGGACGATGAGTCAATGGAGAATCTGGGCCACGGTTGGAGAGGAGTTAATCAGAGGGTGTTGAAGAACGCTCCGTGCTCCGTGGGAGTGCTTGTGGACCGTGGATTCGGTAGTGGGTCCCCGACTCCAGGGCCCACTGCCACAGTGGCGCAGAGGATCTGCATAATATTCTTCGGTGGGCCCGATGACCGGGAGGCTCTTGAATTAGGTGGTATGATGGCCGAACATCCGGCAGTTAAATTGACCGTTATTAAGTTCGTCGAGAAAGAAGGATTGGAGAGTGACGGCGTTATGTTACGGCCGTCACCATCTAGGTGCAGTGAAAAGAATTACAGCTTCTCCACTGCCGAAATGAAccgagaaaaagaaaag GAGCTAGACGAGACTATATTGGCTGAATTTAGGAGCAAGTGGAATGGTGTGGCAGATTATACGGAGAAAGTGACTAGCAGCATTGTTGAGGGAGTGTTGACGCTTGGCCGGAGTGGCGATTATGATCTTATAATTGTCGGTAAAGGTAGATTTCCGTCGAAAATGATAGCAAAGCTGGCGGACCGGCAGGCTGAGCACGCGGAGTTGGGGCCAATTGGGGACATATTGGCGTCGTCGGGGCAGGGGGTCGTGTCTTCTGTGCTTGTCGTTCAACAGCATGACATGGCTCATGCTGAAGAGACACCGGTGGCAAAGATTGTGCAGAGTGACTGTGAGAAGTACAAAGCTGATGAGTCGTCAGGTGCGGGAGAAATTTCAAAGGCtgtgtaa